A single genomic interval of Noviherbaspirillum cavernae harbors:
- a CDS encoding class 1 fructose-bisphosphatase, producing MKRVSLTQYLVEEQRQNNKIPAELRLLIEVVARACKSISHAVGKGALGEVLGSAGSENVQGEVQKKLDVLSNEILLEANEWGGHLAAMASEEMETIHPIPHRYPKGEYMLLFDPLDGSSNIDVNVSIGTIFSVLKAPDGMQEPTEKDFLQPGTKQVAAGYAVYGPQTVLVLTTGDGVNCFTLDREMGSWVLTQRNMQIPADTKEFAINASNARHWYPPVKRYVDELLAGKTGARGKDFNMRWIASMVADVHRILNRGGIFMYPADAREPDKPGKLRLMYEANPMAFLVEQAGGAATNGKQRIMDIQPTKLHERVAVFLGSKNEVERVTGYHGE from the coding sequence ATGAAACGTGTCAGCCTCACGCAATACCTGGTCGAAGAACAGCGACAGAACAACAAGATTCCCGCAGAACTGCGCCTCCTGATCGAAGTGGTCGCGCGCGCCTGCAAATCCATCAGCCATGCCGTCGGCAAGGGCGCGCTGGGCGAAGTGCTCGGCAGCGCCGGCAGCGAAAACGTGCAGGGAGAAGTGCAGAAGAAACTCGACGTGCTCTCCAACGAAATCCTGCTCGAAGCCAACGAATGGGGCGGCCACCTCGCCGCGATGGCATCGGAAGAAATGGAAACCATCCACCCGATTCCGCACCGCTATCCGAAGGGCGAATACATGCTGCTGTTCGATCCGCTCGACGGCTCCAGCAACATCGACGTCAACGTCTCCATCGGCACCATCTTCTCCGTGCTGAAAGCGCCGGATGGCATGCAAGAGCCGACCGAAAAGGACTTCCTGCAACCGGGCACGAAACAGGTCGCCGCCGGCTACGCCGTGTACGGTCCGCAGACTGTGCTGGTCCTCACCACCGGCGACGGCGTCAACTGCTTCACGCTCGACCGCGAAATGGGCTCATGGGTGCTCACCCAGCGCAACATGCAAATCCCGGCCGACACCAAGGAATTCGCGATCAACGCCTCCAATGCCCGCCACTGGTATCCGCCGGTCAAGCGTTATGTCGATGAACTGCTCGCAGGAAAAACCGGCGCGCGCGGCAAGGACTTCAACATGCGCTGGATCGCCTCGATGGTCGCCGACGTCCACCGCATCCTGAACCGCGGCGGCATCTTCATGTACCCCGCCGATGCGCGTGAGCCGGACAAGCCAGGCAAGCTGCGCCTGATGTACGAAGCCAACCCGATGGCCTTCCTCGTCGAACAGGCAGGTGGCGCCGCGACGAACGGCAAGCAGCGCATCATGGACATTCAGCCGACGAAACTGCATGAACGCGTTGCCGTGTTCCTCGGCTCGAAGAACGAAGTCGAGCGCGTGACCGGCTATCACGGGGAGTGA
- a CDS encoding tyrosine-type recombinase/integrase has translation MTKRRINEAGEQVDYLACDSLQSHITKLYKDAGIRGGPSHSGRRSFASNLLMRGVDIETVQQLLGHAELDHIMPYLKVSQEKLREMFAVCIWS, from the coding sequence ATCACAAAACGGCGCATCAATGAGGCCGGGGAGCAGGTCGATTATCTGGCCTGTGACAGCCTTCAATCTCATATCACCAAACTCTACAAGGACGCAGGCATTCGCGGCGGCCCTAGTCACAGCGGCAGGCGGTCATTCGCTTCTAATCTTTTGATGAGAGGGGTCGATATCGAAACCGTGCAGCAGCTTTTGGGACATGCCGAACTGGATCACATCATGCCCTACCTAAAAGTGTCTCAAGAAAAACTGCGTGAAATGTTCGCGGTTTGCATTTGGTCATAA